The following DNA comes from Mucilaginibacter jinjuensis.
ACTGTAGGTTGTAAATTCATTTTCTTTTCGGTGCCGCTAACAGGGATGCCTACTTCTGTTAGCTTACCACCCTGTGCCAAATGGCAGGCCGCTTTTACAAAAATATCGGCCAGGGGGAAGTGCAAAAACTTCAGGTCCTGCATAATGTTAAGCTCCACAATTTCATCGGGTTCGGTGCCAAACATCAGGCAAAAAATGCCATTATCGGCCCCAACAAAAAAGTGCCCTTTGTAACTAACTGCGATATAACGCGTATGAGCATTGTATACAGTATCAATACCAATTAAATGCACTGTTCCTTTAGGGAAGTAGTGATAGCTGTTTTTGAGTATAAATGCGGCCTGCTGTACGTTGAAGGCCGCTACACTGTGTGTAATATCAATAATATTAACATTTGGCAACAGACTTAATATGCTACCTTTAAGGGCAGCCTGGTAGATATCTTTATCTCCCAGATCGGTTGTTAATGTTATTATGGGCATTACTTTTTTAAATATTTATTGTTAATCTTGTACAAGCGATTACAAGCTGCAAATATTCAAATTTTTTAAGCATAAAAAATCTGTTACTCTAAAATCAATTCATATTGAACGAACTTAAATTATCTTTAGAGAATATAAACCCAGCCGTATTGTGGGGTCCTAATAATGATCATTTTGAAATTATTAAGAAGCAATACCCTAAACTTAAGATTGTTGCGCGTGGCAGCGAAGTTAAAATTTTAGGCGATGATCACGAACTAACCGTGTTCGGAGAAAAATTTCAACATCTGCTAAATCACGTCGAAAAATTCGACAATCTCAATATTACCGACATCGAACGCATTCTTGGATCGAAGGTACAGCAACCTGTGACCGATCCTGCTGCGAACGATAAATCGACCACGGGCGAGGTCATCGTATTTGGCCCTAACGGTATTATGGTTAAGGCCCGCACGGCCAACCAGCGCCGCATGGTTGATAGCATCAACACCAGCGATATTTTGTTTGCCATTGGCCCTGCAGGTACGGGTAAAACTTATACCGCTGTTGCACTGGCAGTAAGGGCGTTGAAAAACAAGGAAATTAAACGGATCATCTTAACCCGCCCGGCTGTAGAAGCGGGGGAGAACCTTGGGTTTTTACCGGGTGATTTAAAAGAAAAGATCGATCCATATCTGCGTCCGTTATATGATGCGTTGGACGATATGATCCCGGCTGAGAAGTTGAAAACCTATCTGGAAAACCGTACTATTGAAATTGCTCCATTGGCATTTATGCGTGGCCGTACATTGGACAACTGTTTTGTAATATTGGATGAGGCGCAAAACGCCACCGATATGCAATTGAAAATGTTTTTAACCCGTATGGGCCCAACCGCAAAGTTCATTGTAACCGGCGACGTAACCCAGATAGATTTACCTAAAAAACAGCAATCTGGTTTACACACCGCCTTACGCATCCTTACCGACATTAAAGGCATCGACATTATTTACCTTACCGGCGAAGACGTGGTACGCCATAAACTGGTTCGGAAGATTCTGGAAGCCTACGGCGACATTCAATAATTAGATATGAGATGTGAGATATTAGATTTGAGATAAAACAGCTTAGTCTTATATTTGCATCTCATATCTAAATTTAGACAAGAGATGCTTTAAGATTATATGATTTTATGGCATCTCATATCTCATATCTAAAATCTCATATCTAATGTACGCTATAAAAGAAACACAGTTTAACTTTCCTAATCAAACATCATTTTACAAAGGGAAGGTACGCGATGTGTATACTATCAATAACGAATACCTGGTAATGGTGGTGAGCGACCGCATATCTGCTTTTGATGTGGTATTACCAGAGCCAATCCCTTACAAAGGCCAGGTGCTTAACCAAATTGCTGCCAAATTCTTAAAATCGACAGAAGATATTGTACCTAACTGGGTAGTATCTGTACCAGATCCAAGCGTTACTATTGGCCGTATTTGTGAGCCGTTTAAGGTAGAGATGGTGATCCGCGGTTATTTGGCCGGCCATGCATGGCGTGAGTATAGCGCAGGTAAACGCCAGGTTTGCGGCGTAAGCTTACCTGAAGGTTTAAAGGAAAACGATAAACTTCCTGAACCGATTATTACGCCGACTACTAAAGCATCGGTAGGGCACGATGAGGATATTTCGAGAGAAGACATCCTGGCTAAAGGTATTGTAAGCAGCGAAGACTACGAGCAGTTAGAAAAATATACACGTGCTGTATACCAACGCGGTACCGAAATTGCAGCTGCGCAAGATTTAATACTGGTTGATACCAAGTATGAGTTCGGCAAACATGATGGTACAATTTACCTGATTGATGAGATCCATACACCAGACTCTTCACGTTATTTCTACAGCGAAGGTTATGAAGAGCGCCAGCAAAAAGGCGAGGCTCAAAAACAGCTTTCGAAAGAATTTGTTAGAAAATGGTTAATTGAAAATGGTTTCCAGGGTAAAGATGGACAAACAGTGCCTGAAATGACACCTAAAATTATTGAATCAATCTCTGAAAGATATATCGAACTTTATAACAAAATAACCGGCGAAACCTTTGTTAAGCCAGAAGCAGGGGAGATATTGACAAGAGTTGAGAAAAATGTTACGGCTGCACTTGCTGCTTTGTAATTTTATTTATAACCAAAATAATTATATCTTAGCTTAATATTATAATCAGACAATAATGAAGTTTGCAATTGATAAACACGAGAAATACGTTGTGCTAAAGCTGAATGAATCGAAACTGAATTCATTGTTTACCCCGCAGCTTAAGTCAGAACTTATTCTTGTAAACGCCGAAGGGCAAAGGAATATTATCCTTGACCTGTGCCAGGTAAAGTTTGCCGATTCATCTGGTTTAAGCAGTTTATTGGTTGGCCACCGTTTATGTAAAAATGCCGAAGGTGTTTTTATCCTGTCTGGTTTAAGCGAAGCGGTTGCCCGTCTGATTACCATCTCTCAATTGGATAGCGTTTTAACCATTGTTCCTTCTGTTGAAGAAGCTGTTGACCTCGTTTTTATGGAGGAAATAGAAAAAGAACTAAAAAAAGAAGCAAAATAAGCCAAGTTATGTTTAGCCTTCATGAAGTTTGAAGTAACTATACTTGGCAGCAGCTCGGCAACTCCCATATATAACAGAAATCCTACTGCGCAGGCGCTTAATATTAATGAGCGTTTGTACCTTATTGATTGCGGCGAAGGCACTCAACAGCAAATGCTAAAGTTTGATGTAAAGGCTAGCCGTATTGATCATATCTTTATCAGCCATTTGCATGGCGATCATTATCTAGGCCTGGTAGGTTTATTATCTTCATTACATCTTAACGGTCGTGTAAAGCCGCTGAAACTGTTTGGTCCGCCTGCTTTGAAGGAGATCATAGATATTCAGTTTAAGTATTCAGAAACCACCCTGCATTACGAGCTCGAATTTTATCCCACTGATCCCAGCGGCCCGCAGATAATTCTGGAGAATCACGATATTATTGTAGAAACTATCCCGCTCGATCACCGCATTGCCTGTACTGGCTTTATTTTCAAACAAAAGAAAACACTGCGTAAACTGATTAAAGAGAAGATAGAAGCGCTTGAAATCCCGGTTAGTTTTTACTCACAACTAAAACGTGGATTAAATTATGTAGCTCCAGATGGTACAGTTTATCACAACGATGAACTCACCATTGATTCTGTTGCACCCAAAATGTACGCCTATTGCTCGGATACATTGTACAATCAACAATACTTTGAGCAGATAGCGAATGCCAATTTGCTATACCACGAAGCTACGTTTCTGCACAATATGCTAGACCGTGCCTTGCAAACACACCATACAACCGCATGGCAGGCTGCTGACGTAGCTTTACAGACTAATGCACAGCAATTACTCATCGGCCACTTTTCTGCGCGTTACAAGACTTTAAATGAGCTTTTGGATGAAGCCAGGAGCGTGTTCCCTAATACGGAACTTGCTATAGAAGGAAAAACGTTTACAATAGGAGCGTAGCTGCTATTGTAAACGTTTTGAAATAATCTCTTACTTATCTTTTTTACCAAACACCGAGAAGCTTACATAACGGCTTGGATGTGCTTTGATATCAATAAACAGATTGTTTAAGTTACCAGAAGCGGCGTTAAGATTTTTGTACATCTTATCGTCGTTAAGCAAAAGTGAGATAGAGCCGGTGCCATTGTTAATTTTGGCAATAGTAGCCTGTAGATCAGCAACGGCTTTGTTGGCATTATCCAGTGTTTGTTTAACGTTACCGTTAGCCAAATCTGTACTAAAGGTTTCGAAGTTGGTAGATACCGTTTGCAGGTGCCCCGTTGTAACCTTTAGGTTTGATGATACAACCTCGGCATTAGACATGATGTTATTGATATGCCCGCTTTGTGCGCCAACCAGGTTGTCAATTTTCTTAGTAGTCCCTTCGAGCGTTTGTAACGAGTTTGCAATGCTCAGGAAACTGCGGTCAACATTTTTCTGAAAATCAGGGTTCAGGATCTTGTTTACCGAACCCAAAGTCGAATCTAATTTAGCGATCAGCAACTCGGCTTTTCTTTGTATTGGCTGCAGGCTTTCGGCCAGGCTACCTTGTACGTCGGCACGGAGGGTGTCTTTATCATCCGCATACTCTTTACTGGTGCCCAGTTCAAATATAATGGCTTTGCCGCCTAAAAGGTCTGTACTTTCCAGTTTGGCCAAAGTATTAACCGGCACATTGTACTTATGCGAAACTTTAAATTCAACAATAGTACGCCCGTCGGGCTGCAGTTCCATTTTAGAAACCTTACCGATAGGGAAGCCATTAACCAACACAGGTTTAGAAACAGTTAAGCCTTCAACGCTTCTGTAAACGGCATAAAAGCGGTTATCGCTCGAAAATACGTCAGAACCTTTTAAGTAACTGTACCCTAATAATAATATAGTAATGGCTACTACAGTCAGTACGCCTACCTTGGTTTCGTTATTTATTTTCAAAATGTAGATGTTTTAGATTGAATATGTTTAGTTTGATTGTTCAAGTTCTGCCTTATACGTTTTTATTGATCTTATAATAGTGCTGATGATCTCGTTTTGCCCATCCTCAGAATTTAAGTAAGCTTCGTCTTTAGGGTTATTAATATATCCTGTTTCTACCAGCACGGCCGGCATTGCACTGTGGCATAATATTAAAATGCTTTGCTCTCTCACACCTTCGCTTGGCCGCCCGTCTGTCTCTTTAAATTCGTCGTTTAAAATGTTGGCCAGGCGGATGCTGTTTTTTCTGTACTTATTTTTAAACGCATTAAGTAAAATCATTTGGGTAGGGTCGTTAAAATCTACCGTACTTCCCCCATTAACATCTTTTTCCTCAATTAAGTTTTCCCTTATTGCAGCAGCCTCTTCATTATCGCCGCCTTTTTCGTTTCCGCCACGGTGAAAACCGTATACCAAAAGTAAAACGCCCCGGCCTGATTGATCGGGTACCCGTTTTTTGCGGCCGTTTACCGTAACAACCCGGTCAGATAATGAATTACAATGCAATGAGATAAAAAGATCGCCTTTAGCTTCGTTCGCAATATCAGAACGTTTTTGCCATAATATGTCATCATCTGTGGTGCGGGTCATCACTACTTTAACATCGGGCACATCTTTTTCTAACGCCTTCTGCAATTTAAAAGCCAATGCCAGCGTTACATTCTTTTCAACGGAATAATCGCCGGACGCCCCGGCTCTTTTTCCACCATGGCCAGCATCAACAACAATAGTTTTAACTTTATAGCCGTTGTAAACGGTGCTGTCTTTTTTAGCTGTATCTGGTAAAATTTTAAATGAAAACAATGGAATTGAAAACAGGAATATACAAGTACGGTAAATGAATCTTTTGAATGCTTTATTTTTCATTATTTTTGAACGCTGTTATTATCTGAACTGCAAAAATACTATTCGAAACTAATTTTGAAATTCGCCAGTCTAATTTTTCTCTTATCACTTGTTATCGCGGCGAATGTATCATTAGCTGCCAATTATAACGCTTTAAACAGGCATTTATTGGCAATTGATACAATTATCCAGCGAGACACACTACACAAAGCTAAACCCAATACGGGTAAAAAAGGCAAACCTGTAAAAGGGGCTAAGCCTGTTTCCGCAGCTAAAGATACATCTTCAAAATCAAATAGCCGACTTGAGTCGATGGTAAAATGGAGTGCTGAAGACTCTACTTACACCGATAATGACCATAATATTATGTATCTGTATGGTAAAGCACGGGTAACTTATGAAGATTTTGAGCTCGATGCAGATTTTATCAGGGTTGACCAAAAGAACCACCAGATATTTGCCAAAGGCCGGATAGACCCACGTACACACCGCTATGTAGGCAGGCCAATTACCAAGCAAAGAAACG
Coding sequences within:
- a CDS encoding MlaD family protein, yielding MKINNETKVGVLTVVAITILLLGYSYLKGSDVFSSDNRFYAVYRSVEGLTVSKPVLVNGFPIGKVSKMELQPDGRTIVEFKVSHKYNVPVNTLAKLESTDLLGGKAIIFELGTSKEYADDKDTLRADVQGSLAESLQPIQRKAELLIAKLDSTLGSVNKILNPDFQKNVDRSFLSIANSLQTLEGTTKKIDNLVGAQSGHINNIMSNAEVVSSNLKVTTGHLQTVSTNFETFSTDLANGNVKQTLDNANKAVADLQATIAKINNGTGSISLLLNDDKMYKNLNAASGNLNNLFIDIKAHPSRYVSFSVFGKKDK
- a CDS encoding ribonuclease Z; translated protein: MKFEVTILGSSSATPIYNRNPTAQALNINERLYLIDCGEGTQQQMLKFDVKASRIDHIFISHLHGDHYLGLVGLLSSLHLNGRVKPLKLFGPPALKEIIDIQFKYSETTLHYELEFYPTDPSGPQIILENHDIIVETIPLDHRIACTGFIFKQKKTLRKLIKEKIEALEIPVSFYSQLKRGLNYVAPDGTVYHNDELTIDSVAPKMYAYCSDTLYNQQYFEQIANANLLYHEATFLHNMLDRALQTHHTTAWQAADVALQTNAQQLLIGHFSARYKTLNELLDEARSVFPNTELAIEGKTFTIGA
- a CDS encoding phosphoribosylaminoimidazolesuccinocarboxamide synthase; translated protein: MYAIKETQFNFPNQTSFYKGKVRDVYTINNEYLVMVVSDRISAFDVVLPEPIPYKGQVLNQIAAKFLKSTEDIVPNWVVSVPDPSVTIGRICEPFKVEMVIRGYLAGHAWREYSAGKRQVCGVSLPEGLKENDKLPEPIITPTTKASVGHDEDISREDILAKGIVSSEDYEQLEKYTRAVYQRGTEIAAAQDLILVDTKYEFGKHDGTIYLIDEIHTPDSSRYFYSEGYEERQQKGEAQKQLSKEFVRKWLIENGFQGKDGQTVPEMTPKIIESISERYIELYNKITGETFVKPEAGEILTRVEKNVTAALAAL
- a CDS encoding N-acetylmuramoyl-L-alanine amidase family protein, producing MKNKAFKRFIYRTCIFLFSIPLFSFKILPDTAKKDSTVYNGYKVKTIVVDAGHGGKRAGASGDYSVEKNVTLALAFKLQKALEKDVPDVKVVMTRTTDDDILWQKRSDIANEAKGDLFISLHCNSLSDRVVTVNGRKKRVPDQSGRGVLLLVYGFHRGGNEKGGDNEEAAAIRENLIEEKDVNGGSTVDFNDPTQMILLNAFKNKYRKNSIRLANILNDEFKETDGRPSEGVREQSILILCHSAMPAVLVETGYINNPKDEAYLNSEDGQNEIISTIIRSIKTYKAELEQSN
- a CDS encoding PhoH family protein → MNELKLSLENINPAVLWGPNNDHFEIIKKQYPKLKIVARGSEVKILGDDHELTVFGEKFQHLLNHVEKFDNLNITDIERILGSKVQQPVTDPAANDKSTTGEVIVFGPNGIMVKARTANQRRMVDSINTSDILFAIGPAGTGKTYTAVALAVRALKNKEIKRIILTRPAVEAGENLGFLPGDLKEKIDPYLRPLYDALDDMIPAEKLKTYLENRTIEIAPLAFMRGRTLDNCFVILDEAQNATDMQLKMFLTRMGPTAKFIVTGDVTQIDLPKKQQSGLHTALRILTDIKGIDIIYLTGEDVVRHKLVRKILEAYGDIQ
- a CDS encoding SAM hydrolase/SAM-dependent halogenase family protein — translated: MPIITLTTDLGDKDIYQAALKGSILSLLPNVNIIDITHSVAAFNVQQAAFILKNSYHYFPKGTVHLIGIDTVYNAHTRYIAVSYKGHFFVGADNGIFCLMFGTEPDEIVELNIMQDLKFLHFPLADIFVKAACHLAQGGKLTEVGIPVSGTEKKMNLQPTVERNLIKGVVIYIDSFQNVITNITKDFFNKVQHGRRFTLYFKRNETITHLSWHYNEVPEGEKLCLFGISDHLEIAINKGNASGLLGLNLGDSVIIDFQ
- a CDS encoding STAS domain-containing protein, which gives rise to MKFAIDKHEKYVVLKLNESKLNSLFTPQLKSELILVNAEGQRNIILDLCQVKFADSSGLSSLLVGHRLCKNAEGVFILSGLSEAVARLITISQLDSVLTIVPSVEEAVDLVFMEEIEKELKKEAK